In Haloarcula salinisoli, one genomic interval encodes:
- a CDS encoding O-methyltransferase, producing MDETPLPDVTEQFARTLAPEPDEIIAEMDERADRGGFPTVGPAVGAWLRLLARLTDAERVFEFGSGFGYSAYWMAPAVAADGEIVLTEIDADELDDAREYFERGGYADRAVFEHGDAIDIVDRYDGPFDVVLVDNEKGRYTEAFEAVREKVPVGGVVAADNAVEAGPLEFADIRALLAGESVETSDASRGIADYLDHVRTDPAFETGLLPLGEGVAVSVRVD from the coding sequence ATGGACGAGACGCCACTCCCCGACGTGACCGAGCAGTTCGCCCGCACGCTCGCGCCGGAGCCCGACGAGATTATCGCTGAGATGGACGAGCGAGCCGACCGCGGTGGCTTTCCCACGGTGGGCCCGGCCGTCGGCGCGTGGCTCCGCCTGCTCGCCCGCCTGACCGACGCCGAGCGGGTCTTCGAGTTCGGCTCTGGCTTCGGGTACTCGGCGTACTGGATGGCGCCAGCGGTCGCTGCGGACGGCGAGATCGTGCTCACCGAAATCGACGCCGACGAACTCGACGACGCCCGCGAGTACTTCGAGCGGGGCGGCTACGCCGACCGCGCAGTCTTCGAACACGGGGACGCCATCGACATCGTCGACCGCTACGACGGCCCCTTCGACGTGGTCCTCGTCGACAATGAGAAAGGACGCTACACCGAGGCGTTCGAGGCCGTCCGCGAGAAGGTCCCCGTCGGGGGTGTCGTCGCCGCGGACAACGCCGTCGAGGCGGGGCCGCTGGAGTTTGCCGACATCCGGGCGTTGCTCGCCGGCGAGTCAGTGGAGACGAGCGACGCGAGCCGCGGTATCGCCGATTATCTCGACCACGTCCGGACTGACCCGGCCTTCGAGACCGGCTTGCTGCCACTCGGCGAGGGCGTCGCCGTCAGTGTTCGCGTGGACTGA
- a CDS encoding chemotaxis protein CheC — MSLMIDIRKLGLFNKMAKEGGNTVANHLSQMTGMETEMEITKINFIDIPDIKTHIGDEKQIGISIEMVEKPHGYILFLFNARSAKDLAHGMIGDMGETSDEGGFTDMERSAIQEIGNIMTSGFIDGWANVLDTTIDISTPNFTFGPGSGMVDQLVGDRDNDMALMFDSRVHALDSDINVKVYTFPELEELVGLMQEIEV, encoded by the coding sequence ATGAGTTTGATGATAGATATACGGAAGCTCGGGCTCTTCAACAAGATGGCCAAGGAGGGGGGCAACACCGTCGCCAACCATCTGAGCCAGATGACAGGGATGGAGACGGAGATGGAGATTACGAAGATAAACTTCATCGACATCCCCGATATCAAGACCCACATCGGCGACGAGAAACAGATCGGCATCAGCATCGAGATGGTCGAGAAACCCCACGGCTACATCCTCTTTCTGTTCAACGCAAGGAGCGCGAAGGACCTCGCCCACGGCATGATCGGCGACATGGGCGAGACCAGCGACGAGGGGGGCTTTACGGATATGGAGCGCTCTGCGATTCAGGAGATTGGGAACATCATGACCAGCGGGTTCATCGACGGCTGGGCGAACGTGCTGGACACGACCATCGACATCTCGACGCCGAACTTCACCTTCGGCCCGGGGAGCGGGATGGTCGACCAGCTCGTCGGCGACCGCGACAACGACATGGCGCTGATGTTCGACTCCCGTGTCCACGCGCTCGACTCCGACATCAACGTCAAGGTGTACACGTTCCCCGAACTGGAGGAACTGGTCGGCCTGATGCAGGAAATCGAGGTCTGA
- a CDS encoding long-chain fatty acid--CoA ligase produces MPGGSPQTLRPFLWRARQLYADTEVVSRTHEGIVRYDYDGYGDRVAQLANALEAAGYGNGERIATFCWNHHRHFETYFGVPGMGAQPHTINPLLPDKHVQYIVENAADRTVFVDQSLLPKLEGAVADDPDPFETVERYVVMGDSVPETDLETVAYESFIGDQPTTYDWPELAEDRPAGLCYTSGTTGQPKGVEYTQQMLWSHTMGIQSPQGIPLADDDVVMPVVPMFHVNAWGLPFSATAGGAKHVYPGPKPSPEDLAGLIEDEGVTVTAGVPTVWLGLMEYVEEHDVDLSSLDRLVVGGSAAPEAMIRFFDDRGVELVHAWGMTETAPVGAVSHVKHGLADTDYDTRLEKRRKQGLVVPGLEFRVVDDEGEAVPHDGEAFGELHVRGPWVTTEYFARPEATEAEFADGYLKTGDVVTVDPDGYIDIVDRAKDVIKSGGEWISSQELENELLGHDAVAEAAVIGVPHERWQERPLALVVPSGAEEDSLSDTLREYIRQNYPNWWVPDNVVTVEEIPKTATGKFDKKVLRDEYADESLVEGRVPDEAAPE; encoded by the coding sequence ATGCCAGGAGGTTCCCCCCAGACGCTCCGACCGTTCCTGTGGCGTGCCCGTCAGCTGTACGCCGACACCGAGGTCGTCTCCCGAACCCACGAGGGCATCGTCAGGTACGACTACGACGGCTACGGCGACCGCGTCGCACAGCTGGCGAACGCGCTCGAAGCAGCAGGGTACGGTAACGGTGAGCGTATCGCCACGTTCTGCTGGAACCACCATCGCCACTTCGAGACGTACTTCGGCGTCCCGGGGATGGGCGCGCAACCGCACACCATCAATCCGCTGTTGCCCGATAAACACGTCCAGTACATCGTCGAGAACGCGGCCGACCGGACCGTCTTCGTCGACCAGTCGCTCCTGCCCAAACTAGAAGGGGCCGTCGCCGACGACCCCGACCCGTTCGAGACGGTCGAGCGCTACGTGGTGATGGGTGACTCGGTTCCCGAGACCGACTTAGAGACCGTCGCCTACGAGTCCTTTATCGGCGACCAGCCGACGACGTACGACTGGCCCGAGCTCGCCGAGGACCGGCCCGCGGGACTCTGTTACACCTCCGGTACGACCGGGCAGCCAAAGGGCGTCGAGTACACCCAGCAGATGCTCTGGTCGCACACGATGGGTATCCAGTCGCCACAGGGCATCCCGCTCGCGGACGACGACGTCGTCATGCCCGTCGTACCGATGTTCCACGTCAACGCGTGGGGGCTGCCGTTCTCGGCGACCGCCGGCGGCGCGAAACACGTCTACCCCGGACCCAAGCCGTCGCCGGAGGACCTCGCCGGCCTCATCGAGGACGAGGGCGTCACCGTCACCGCCGGGGTCCCGACGGTGTGGCTCGGGTTGATGGAGTACGTCGAGGAGCACGACGTCGACCTCTCCTCGCTCGACCGACTGGTGGTCGGGGGCAGCGCCGCGCCCGAAGCGATGATACGCTTCTTCGACGACCGCGGGGTCGAACTCGTCCACGCGTGGGGGATGACCGAGACGGCGCCGGTCGGGGCTGTCTCCCACGTCAAACACGGCCTCGCTGACACCGATTACGACACCAGACTGGAGAAGCGGCGCAAGCAGGGGCTGGTAGTGCCGGGCCTGGAGTTCAGGGTCGTCGACGACGAGGGCGAGGCGGTCCCCCACGACGGGGAGGCCTTCGGCGAACTCCACGTCCGCGGGCCCTGGGTCACCACGGAGTACTTCGCCCGGCCGGAGGCCACCGAAGCGGAGTTCGCCGACGGCTACCTCAAGACCGGCGACGTGGTGACGGTCGACCCCGACGGCTACATCGACATCGTCGACCGCGCCAAGGACGTCATCAAGAGCGGCGGCGAGTGGATATCCTCACAGGAACTGGAGAACGAACTGCTGGGCCACGACGCCGTCGCCGAGGCGGCAGTCATCGGCGTCCCCCACGAGCGCTGGCAGGAACGGCCGCTCGCGCTGGTCGTGCCGAGCGGGGCCGAGGAGGACTCGCTGTCCGACACGCTGCGGGAGTACATCCGTCAGAACTACCCGAACTGGTGGGTGCCGGACAACGTCGTCACCGTCGAGGAGATACCCAAGACCGCGACGGGGAAATTCGACAAGAAGGTGCTCCGAGACGAGTACGCCGACGAGTCGCTGGTCGAGGGGCGTGTCCCAGACGAGGCAGCCCCGGAGTAG
- a CDS encoding acyl-CoA dehydrogenase family protein has translation MELLSEYPVPEHARDVKAEAREFAKEHIEPVAADYYESGEYPWEVLEAGMDAGLVAQDLGEEVGGKGYDLQQVLAIAEEMYRADAGIALTLQLASFGAEIVEDHGSEAQAEEYLRPVAENEQITGLAVSEPETGSDLAGMTTSAEKDGDEWVLNGEKYWIGNGVEADWVTLYAKTDDDPNNRYGNYSMFIVPTDVAGYDAEHIPEKMGFRASKQAHIVLDDCRIPEDHLIGAEGAGFYMLAEFFNHGRIIVAGHGIGLAAAAIEEAWEFVHDREAFGRTVDEFQAVQHKLADMQLSFQSARSLSWDAAERVANQEDAGYWAALAKTAGTEAATECSQKGMQLHGGRSVLLENRISRVFRDARIPVIYEGANDIQRNLIYRQTPQ, from the coding sequence ATGGAGTTACTTTCGGAGTATCCGGTGCCGGAACACGCCCGCGACGTGAAAGCCGAGGCCCGCGAGTTCGCCAAGGAACACATCGAACCAGTGGCCGCCGACTACTACGAGTCCGGCGAGTACCCCTGGGAGGTCCTCGAAGCCGGGATGGACGCCGGCCTCGTCGCGCAGGACCTCGGCGAGGAGGTCGGTGGCAAGGGGTACGACCTCCAGCAGGTGCTGGCCATCGCGGAGGAGATGTATCGGGCCGACGCCGGCATCGCGCTGACGCTGCAGCTCGCGAGCTTCGGCGCCGAGATTGTCGAGGACCACGGCAGCGAGGCCCAGGCCGAGGAGTATCTCCGGCCCGTCGCCGAGAACGAACAGATAACCGGCCTCGCAGTGTCGGAACCCGAGACCGGCAGCGACCTCGCGGGGATGACCACCAGTGCCGAGAAGGACGGCGACGAGTGGGTCCTCAACGGCGAGAAGTACTGGATCGGCAACGGCGTCGAGGCCGACTGGGTCACGCTCTACGCGAAGACTGATGACGACCCGAACAACCGCTATGGCAACTACTCGATGTTCATCGTCCCGACGGACGTGGCAGGCTACGACGCCGAACACATCCCCGAGAAGATGGGCTTTCGGGCCTCGAAGCAGGCCCACATCGTCCTGGACGACTGTCGCATCCCCGAGGACCACCTGATAGGTGCCGAGGGTGCCGGCTTCTACATGCTCGCGGAGTTCTTCAACCACGGCCGAATCATCGTCGCCGGCCACGGCATCGGCCTCGCCGCCGCGGCCATCGAGGAAGCCTGGGAGTTCGTCCACGACCGTGAGGCCTTCGGCCGCACCGTCGACGAGTTCCAGGCCGTCCAGCACAAGCTCGCCGACATGCAACTGTCCTTCCAGTCGGCCCGCTCGCTCTCGTGGGACGCCGCCGAGCGCGTCGCCAATCAGGAGGATGCCGGCTACTGGGCCGCACTGGCGAAGACGGCCGGTACCGAGGCCGCGACGGAGTGTTCCCAGAAGGGAATGCAGCTCCACGGCGGTCGGTCGGTGCTCCTGGAGAACCGT